The DNA region TTTGTGCAGTTAGGGGCAAGTAAGCCTAGGTTACAAACGTTCTGACCCTCTATACAAGTGTCACTATTTGCAGACCAATTTTTtattttttcagatttccagcaaccatAGTTCTTACTTAAACCGTGATAAACAAGTATTGTTTATTCCCTTTCAGGAATTCACCTTGGATGGCTCTGAATTTCAGGACTTCTTTAACGGAAGCTTGAGTTGGGATTATTTCCCAAACACCAGTTACAATCCCTTTCACCTCAGCAAAGCCTGCAACACCTTCAACGTTGAATCATTTAACAAGGTCTTCCTTCCCATTTTCTACCTTGCCATCTTCTTTGTGGGACTGTTGGGGAATGGAATGACCGTGGCCGTTCTCTTGAGGAACAGGCGGACATTGGCCATGACCGACACCTATATTCTCTACTTGGCGTTCACTGATATTCTCCTGGTGGTCAGCTTGCCATTCTGGACCGTGGAAATAATCAAGGGCTGGGTCTTTGGTTCAATTGCTTGCAAAATAGTTGGGGCAATGTTCAACATCAACTTTAACAGTGGCATCTATCTTCTGGGTTGTATAAGCTTTCACCGTTATTTTTCCATTGTGCACGCAGTCCAGATGTACAACAAGCGCAGGTCTTTGTCAGTGCATATCAGCTGCCTTGTTGTGTGGCTCTTCTGTCACCTTTTAGCCATCCCTGATTTCATATATTTGAGTGAAACATATTCCAATGGCTCTTGGCAATGTCACTATGATTTTGACGCCAAGACTACCAAGGTCTGGATGGTGGGCTTACGATTTTTTTACCATGTCACCAGCTTCCTTGCACCAATGACAGTAATGTTCTACTGTTACATCATGATCATAAAGAAACTACATGGATCCCACAACATGCAAAAAACTAAGGAGCGTAGGGCCATGAAGGTCATTGTCATGATAGTTGCCACCTTCTTCATCTGCTGGGTCCCTTACAACGTGGTCCTCTTCATAGACACTCTGCAGAGGTTGGGGGCCATAGCCAGGAACTGTGTCATTGAATCTCAGCTGGACATTGCCATCTCCATCACATCCAATTTGGGCTATTTTCACTGTTGCCTCAACCCTTTCCTCTATGCTTTTGCTGGAGTGAAGTTTAGGAGAAACCTGCTGCAGCTCTTCAGCGACATTGGCTGCATCAGTCGGAAGACTGTGAGGAAATACACCAAACCTGGCAGCAGACCATCGATGACAACAATGTCAGAGTCAAGAGATATGTTTAACTCAGGAATCCATGGTTGTAATTAAACCTGGATCCGCTCTTCAGAATGAAGTATCAAGCATGGCTCGGTGGGTAGCACTATCACATTTGACTCAGAATGCAAGGGCATCTACAGAGGCAGGAGGCTCTAATAATCTAGGCTCACAATCCAGTGCAATGGCCCTAATGTACTTTTACCAACAGgtaggggttatggggttgcagggatagggcgggagcctggttagggtgctctttcagagggtcggcgcagatttgatgggccaaatggcctccttctgcactgtattggtTCAATGATTCTATGAGATAAAAGTTTTTATTTTGACCCCTTAGCCTTAATTCAACACTTCAATTTCCCTCCGCTGCTAGGAATAGGCCTGTGAGTGCCAGTGAGGGTATATTTCCCGGTCCCGCCCACAACGGGAATTGCCACGGGCAGGATAGAAAATCTGATGGACCATTCAGAggcctgttgaccttgggtaggaattTCAGGATGGGCAGGACTGGGGAGCTCACAGTATAAACCAAGGTTGGAAGAATTGAATCTAAAATTGTGTTAAGAGGTGTTTCTTACAGCTCAACTGGACTTAGTACGCTCACTATAATGAACACAGTGGGGTGCCCCAGTTTTTACATATTAATTTTGAAATGAACAGATTTAGTGTAATGGGGACCCTGTCGACGATTTCCTGATAGGTACTTTCCATGGGGGCTCAAGAGCAAAAATAGAGATTCAGAAATTTGGACTCCAAAATACAACAAACATCTAAGGGACCAGAGTTTTGGCAGCAAGAAGAAAAGAACATTAATAAAAGGCCTAAAGTGACCTTATTAAATAAAAGGTCAAATAGTGACCCTTGAATGTCTTTAGTGTTGAGCTTTAAAGTAAGGCCGCATTATCACTGTTTTATAGTTAAAGAAATTGCCTCGGTCTATTCAGACTATTCAGAAAGATATATTTTGGCCACATCATTAGAGCAGGTGGCCGACAGAGACAGTTGTTGGAAGGAAAGATCAACGGAAAACATAAAAGAAGGAAGCAGAGAAGAAAATGGGTATAATGATGCAGTTGATTTATGTGGAATGTGTAAAGACAGCTCAGGACAGTCAGGGTGGGGAGCCATAGCAGTTGAGCTTCTGGGAAGAAGGtgaatatgggcagcacagtagttagcgctgttgcttcacagcgccagggtcccgattcccggcttgggtcactgtctgtgcggagtctgcacgttctccctgtgtctgcgtgggtttcctccgggcactccagtttcctcccataactcccgagagacgtgcttgttaggggaattggacattctgaattctctctctgtgtacccgaacaggcggcggagtgtggcgactaggggcttttcacagtaacttcattgcagtgttaatgtgagcctatttgtgacactaataaagattattattattatgaacaaaTTCAGACCAAAGACCAAGCCAGGCGAAGGAAGACTTCTCAGAGAATCAGACTGAGTGTGAAAGGAGAAGAAAGCAGAATGTTCAGAGCACTGGCATTCAGATTAGGAGAGAGAACTGGCAGTACATATTGGACccgctaattttttttttaattcacagGTTATGGACATCGTCGGCTAGGccgacatttattgtccatccccaattgcccttgaacaggtggtgctgagccacctccttgaaccgctgcagatcctgtgctgtacccacagtgctgttaacttGCTCATTCTGGCGATACATAGAAATGCAAAGCCAGTAAAAACTTGTAgtaatatagcatctttaacatagaACAATGTTCCAAGGCACTGAACAGAGGCATAAGGCAGAAAAGGGACAGTGAACCAGAGAAGGAGATATTCGGAAGGGCGACCAAAATCTTTGTCAAAGAGGTGGATTTGGAGGAGAATCTTAAAATAGGAGAGGGAAGTGAAGACATGggagattatggggagaaggtTCCTCAGCATGGGGCCTGGCCACCAATGGTGAAGCAAAGGGTGGGAAAGGGGAGGAGGCAAATGCAAGATCCCAACATCAGAGGAATGGAAAAGGACAAATATAGATATTTATGGTGGAATTTTCCACCACCGCCCGCAGCAAAGGCAACTTGCCATTGGCCATCAGTGGGATTGTCCAGGCCCGTCCATGTCTACAGTGTTTTACATGGCTCACCCGTCCCATCGCCGGGGTCCctgccacgggggggggggcttgttttcggtgggaccagaagatcctgccagcgggaagggctggaaaattcccactgttacatttatatagcaccttcacaagctcaggatgtcccaaagtgctttgcagctaaTGACGAGCCTTGCAGTGTAGTCGTTGCGGTAATGTCAGTAGCGTGGGCTGTCAATTTGCACACAAGTAAACACCCACAAATACCAATGTGACAATGACCCTGATAATctttaataaaaaaataaatttagagtatccaattcatttttccaattaaggggcaatttagtgtggccaatccacctaccctacacatagagtcatagatgtttacagcatggaaataggccctttggcccagcttgtccatgcccacatctttcggttgtgggggcgaaacccacgcaaacacagggagaatgtgcaaactccacacggatagtgacccagggccagcatcgaacatgggacctcggcgccgtgaggcagtagtgctaaccgcttgcgccaccgtgctgcccgataattattttttaaaaactggtgtTGGCCTGGACACTGGGGAAACTCTCATCTTCTTCGACTAGAGGCCTGGGGCATTTTGCATTCATCTGAGAGAGCAGATGGAACCTCGGTAtaatgtttcatccaaaagacaATCAATTCTCTCAGTGTGCACTGGAGGGTCAGACTAAATGTTCGCACTGaagtctggagtgggacttgaacccaaaacATGCTGACATTAATGGGTGAGTGCTGCCATTGAGCCATGGCTGACAGTTGAGGGGAGGCAGATAGTAAGGCTTGAGGAAGTTGAAGAACTAGGGAGACCTGTGCTTGTACGTCCAGTGAATTCAATGTGCTTGGTGTGGAATAAGAAAATCAATCGTAGAGTGGAAACTTTTAAGTATGTACTCAGAATAAAAAAGAAGGAATAGAGGACATTTTTATTGAAACAGGGATGGCCTGAGATCATGGAGGATGGTATAACCAAGAGACCACAGTCACCCCATCTTGGAACAGACCAAAACAAACTGTGGTAACAAAGGATTCAACTGTACTTCAAAATACAGGAGATTGCTGAAGGTTATGTTTGGTTACACACACGCAAGACATTGCACATTGTGCTAACTTTGAGGGTATCATTCTAATACTGAGCTGTGTCATATTAAGTCTATTCCATATAAGGCTAACCCCCATCTATAATATTAACTAAATGATACATTATGTTGAACCCAACTAATGCTGTGCTGTTGTAACTCTGAAAACAAATCATTATACTATTTGTAATAGAGATGCTGAAAATCACATTGCCCATGGGGAAGGAAAATAAAACGTTGTTATTGATCTAACTGGTTGTTGTTCATTTCTTAATCTCTGGTAAGACAAGGTACAATGTCAACCTATATTGCACTTTACTCAGACTATTGGGAGAAAATATGTTCAATAATTATATGGGTTGGTTAGATGCACAAATGTATATAGGATGATGGGCGGAAGGGTGGTGGGTTATGTAACTGGGAGAGAAGTTTGGTCAGGCTATATTATAAACCCAAATTTAACCCACTCAGTTTGCCTGAGTTTTATTCTGTTCAAATCAATGCACTTAAGTTCTGCCAGATAATCCACTCCGTTACATCGGTGCGAAGAGTAAAATCTGCTCCTGTTAACTTTTACCTTATTCTTAAGGCCTAGTAGTTCATTCTTACAGATCGACACAATCTATTttctagtactgagggagtgctgcattattggagGAGCTGTCTCTCCAATGAGATATCTACCAGCTCCACTGGCTTGACCAAATGTTAAAGATACTGTGGTCCTATTTTACGATGAGTTGCAGTTTTTCCAGTGTCTAGCCAACTGttctccctcaaccaacaccactaaaCATGCAGATACATTTATCTCATTGCTATGCAGAAATGGCAGTTATACATTTCTTCATTATTCATTCacagccaccatttattgcccatcccaaattgcccctaaagaaggtgagctgccttcatgaaccattgcagtccatgtggtgcagggattcccacagtgctgttaagtagagaattccaggaatttgacccagagaTGACGAagaaacaatgatatatttccaagtcgggctgGTGCGTAACTTGGAAAGGAACATGcagatggtagtgttcccatgttcctgctacccttgtccttccaggcAGTAGAGGTTACGAGATTGGACATTATTGATGGAGCATCTTGAGATGGTCCACTCTGCAGACACAATGCATGTCGGTGGTGGAGACAGTGAATGATGAGGTGTCAAtcaatttgtcctggatggtgtcaagctacatgagtgttgttggagctgcatttaatcaggcaaatggagagtattccatcacactcctgacatgtactTATGTATATGAAAACAATCACTGAATTTCAAAGTAACTCATTGGTTGTGAAATGCTTGGCAACATTTCTACATGTGGCACGCCCTATACAAAATGTAAATCAAGGCTTACCACTTTCATGAGAACTGTATTTATTGTGCTGCCAAATGTTCCTAAAAGAGCAAATTTGTTGCTCCTCTTAACTTTCCTGAACAATACATCTTTAACTATCAGGTTTCTAATTTAATTATTCCATAGCGCATTATTGAATTCTTAATCCAATGTTCAATCTGCTACTTCTAACCCACACCCTCCAAGATAAAGGTGTCACTGTAATAGGCGTGAGAATGACCCGGTCTGATACTATACACTGAGCCCTGTTCGTGATCTGTTTTCAAGGTGTCAGTTCTTTGGTCCTTATTATGTTAAATGAATTGAAACTGATAAAATAGCGGGCCAATTAAGCACATTAGGCTTTCACCCTCTAATACCACGCAACATCATGTGAAGGCCTCAGCGTCAGTGCTCATTATTGACATGGCCTTCGACAGACAGCCTCTGctgttgcctcccaggtgacaCTTACTCAGCTCTGGGTCACATCTGATCTGATTATTTTGGTAATTTACTCCAAATGGCAGATTTTTGACATGGCAGCAATTCCAATTTTTCATTCAACATGTCCAGTTCCTGTAAGAAAAAGGCACCGTTGGTAAAATAGAGGGTGAAACAAGCCTTTTGCTTGTTGGTATTGAGTGATCTGTATTTTCTTATTTCTTGTCAGTTGGCACGTTTAGCTGCTTTCATGTGATTGCACAGTATAGACCCATACTGCAATGAGCCTGTCATAAGCCCATGCACATGTATTTGCTTCTATTTGTTTAATATTCTTTTCTTCCTCCCCCCTCTTTCTGACCTCTTCTCATGAAGGTGTTATGTTTGTTGTAgaagccacccccccacccccgcccccccctccccacccacacacacacacacaagtccaGATAAATGTTCATGTCCTCAGGCGGAGGGTCCTGTGGCCATTTGGAATGTGGGCAGAGTTCGAGGGGCGGTACagctggtcatggggggggggggtgcagcataCCGGGGACTGCCGCTTCCACAAAAAGAACGTCACAACCGGCAGGCCCAGCCGGTAAGGCTGCTGGCATAAGTGCTGCCGGCGTATCGTTGCCGGGCCATCCAATGTCCATATCGGACTCCATGTCACTGTCTACGCTGTCACTGGCCGGGTCCACGGGCGCCACAGGTCCCCCAGCGCCTCGACGGTCAACAGGAGGCAGAACAGGCAGGTGGGGTCCAGGTTTCCCCACTGGTCTCGGGCCTCCTCCTTGGCCATACCAGGGATGGTGCCCGGGTCCTCGTGTGTGGGGACTCCGGGCCATGTGCCGGTGGTTCCTGGTCGTGTTGTTGTAAGTGGTCCAGGTGGCGGTGTGTTTCTGCCCCCTGCACCTGGCCCTCGTAGGAGACTGGAGGACTGTCCCAGGGATCCATGTGGTTCCGGTCCCGAATTTCCTCACATAAACCGTGTTTCCCATCGTGAAGGTCCGCGCCCGTGGGCAACGGTGGAGTGTCCGCCTCTGAGCGGCCCTGCTGCTGACGGACCCGTGCGCCGACGTCAGAGAGGATGAGGCTGAGACGCGTCCGCAGTCGGAGccccatgagtaactctgctggtgcgATGCCAGTTGTGGCGTAAGACGTTGTATGATAACTGAAAACAAACCTCGCCAACCGCATTTCCCAAGACCCCGAGGTCATCTTTCTCATGGTTCTCTTGAACGTTTGTACCGCTCGTTTGGCTAGTCCATTGGAGGCTGGGTGGTACGGAGCCGTCTGTACGTGCCTGATGCCATTCGCGGCCACAAACTAAAAAAACTCCTGGCTCGTGAACGCTACACCATTGTCAGACAACGGGACTTCGGGCAGTCCATGCATGCTAAAAATAGGCCTCAAACTGTCCGTCATTGCTCGAGTGATCGCCTTGGGGACCTGGTGTACTTCCAGCCACTTCGAGTGGGCGTCCATAAGGAATGTGGTCCCCTGAAACGGGCCAGCAAAGACAATGTGTACACAGGACCAAGGCTTCCCAGGGTCACTCCCAGGGGTGCATCAAGGCCGCCGGTGGGGCCTTCTGGTGGTCCTGGAATGGATGCAATGTTGGGCCATCCACTCGATTTCGGCATCCATCCGGGCCACCAAACGGAGCTGCACACCCACATTATCATCATGTCCTCCCCGGGGTGCctgttgtggtagtctgtgtcaaggtattacggtacctggtaatgctggaacaccattggtagatattgtatatttTCCTATTCGTCAAACTGtacggtagctccgccctgcaaggcggggtataagagcccgtgccaccccagcagccttctttctgtacctgagctgctgggggaaacatcgagcttattaaagccttcagttggactacaacctcgctttcgtggtcattgatcgtgcatcaatttaataagctagatttaaaaggatggagctccgaatcaagtcggagtgtctgcaactcagcccccacacagcgaactcatcgccaaccttcaagcactggctggagttttttaaaggatatctcggaacagccgaaaacacacccacaggagaacagaaattgcaagtcctgcactcgagggtgagcccagaaatttacaccctcatcaaggacgcggacaactttgatgcagcaatggagctggtaaaaggacattatattcgcccaataaaccaggtctacgcccggcatctgcgagcaacgaggcgacaaatccctggggaatcactggaagaattctaccatgcgctcttGGTgtcggggagaaactgcagctgcccgcaagtttcggcgagcgaacacacactcttgatcagggacgctttcgtggcaggtatgctgtcctcccaaatccgccagcaattgctggaaaaagacaccctaggcctcaaggaggcatggggccttgcaggctccctggatgtggactccagaaacgcccgcgcttacgttcccgaccgcgcggcagccccctggccaGCGTGGAACCTCTCCGCAGCCGACACCGAGacatctcccacccccccataagcttgtgctgcaaggcggcctggcaacatcggggggcccgctgctacttttgcgggcaggccaaccatccccggcagcgctgcctggcccgcgcatccacctgcaagggatgtggtaaaaagggccacttcgtggtggtatgccaggcccgtacggtcgccgcggtctccggtggcgaatgcggaccaccaccacaaacctctccacggtccccgtgcggccagcgggcgccgccatcttcctcctccagggccatgtgcggcccccgggcgccgtcatcttgtcccgcggatgccacgttcgctggatgggcgccgccattttgtgcacccccagccatcttggatggactcccaggaccccagctcagctgaccgcacaccgcccgaagagaacactcaactgctgcgattagcctcggtgaccctggaccggtcccggccttgaacactctcaactgctacaacaactgtatttatcaacgggcacgagacgtcctgcttaatcgactctgggagcacggagagcttcatacaccccgacacggtaaggcgctgttccctcctcgtccaccccgttaatcaaaaaatctctctggcctccggttccgactcagtagagataaaggggttttgtgtagcaaacctcacagtccagggaagggagtttaaaaattcccggctctacgtccttccccacctctgcacggccacactcctaggtttagacttccagtgtaatctccaaagtctaactatcaaattcggcggccctataccccccctcactgtctgcggcctcgtgaccctcaaggtcgatccgccttccctgtttgcgaacctcaccccgga from Scyliorhinus torazame isolate Kashiwa2021f chromosome 16, sScyTor2.1, whole genome shotgun sequence includes:
- the LOC140392775 gene encoding C-X-C chemokine receptor type 3-like; this translates as MTVAVLLRNRRTLAMTDTYILYLAFTDILLVVSLPFWTVEIIKGWVFGSIACKIVGAMFNINFNSGIYLLGCISFHRYFSIVHAVQMYNKRRSLSVHISCLVVWLFCHLLAIPDFIYLSETYSNGSWQCHYDFDAKTTKVWMVGLRFFYHVTSFLAPMTVMFYCYIMIIKKLHGSHNMQKTKERRAMKVIVMIVATFFICWVPYNVVLFIDTLQRLGAIARNCVIESQLDIAISITSNLGYFHCCLNPFLYAFAGVKFRRNLLQLFSDIGCISRKTVRKYTKPGSRPSMTTMSESRDMFNSGIHGCN